A region of Neovison vison isolate M4711 chromosome 7, ASM_NN_V1, whole genome shotgun sequence DNA encodes the following proteins:
- the TSKU gene encoding tsukushi, whose product MPWPLLLLLAVSGAQTTRPCFPGCQCDVETFGLFDSFSLTRVDCSGLGPHIMPVPIPLDTAHLDLSSNRLETVNESVLAGPGYTTLAGLDLSHNLLTSISPTAFSRLRYLESLDISHNGLAALPTESFTSSPLSDVNLSHNRLREVSVSAFTTHSQGRALHVDLSHNLLHRLTPHSAGAGPPAPTIQSLNLAWNRLRTVPDLRDLPLRYLSLDGNPLAAVGPGAFRGLAGLTHLSLGSLQGLPQLAPYGFQELKSLQVLDLSGNPKLTWAGAEVFSGLGSLQELDLSGTGLVPLPEPLLLHLPALQSISVGQAVRCRRLVREGTYPRQPGSSPKVALHCVDTQEPAAKGPDAL is encoded by the coding sequence ATGCCGTGGCCCCTGCTGCTGTTGCTAGCTGTGAGCGGGGCCCAAACAACCCGGCCGTGCTTCCCTGGATGCCAATGCGACGTGGAGACCTTTGGCCTCTTCGACAGCTTCAGCCTGACCCGCGTGGATTGCAGTGGCCTGGGCCCCCACATCATGCCCGTGCCCATCCCCCTGGACACAGCCCACCTGGACCTATCCTCCAACCGACTGGAAACTGTGAATGAGTCGGTGCTGGCCGGGCCAGGCTACACCACTCTGGCAGGTCTGGACCTCAGCCACAACCTGCTCACCAGCATCTCGCCCACTGCCTTCTCCCGCCTTCGCTACCTGGAATCGCTTGACATCAGCCACAATGGCTTGGCAGCCCTGCCGACAGAGAGCTTCACCAGCTCACCCCTGAGCGACGTGAATCTGAGCCACAACCGGCTCCGGGAGGTCTCGGTGTCCGCCTTCACGACCCACAGTCAGGGCCGGGCGCTGCACGTGGACCTCTCGCACAACCTCCTCCACCGCCTGACACCCCACTCTGCAGGGGCCGGCCCTCCCGCGCCCACCATCCAGAGCCTGAACCTGGCCTGGAACCGGCTCCGCACCGTTCCAGACCTCCGGGACCTGCCCCTCCGCTACCTGAGCCTGGATGGGAACCCACTGGCTGCTGTTGGCCCAGGCGCCTTCCGGGGGCTGGCAGGCCTGACGCACCTATCACTGGGCAGCCTACAGGGTCTCCCGCAGCTGGCACCCTATGGCTTCCAGGAGCTGAAGAGTTTGCAGGTCTTGGACCTGTCGGGCAACCCAAAGCTCACATGGGCGGGAGCTGAGGTCTTCTCGGGCCTGGGCTCCTTGCAGGAGCTGGACCTGTCGGGCACGGGCCTGGTACCTCTGCCAGAGCCGCTGCTACTCCACCTGCCCGCCCTGCAGAGCATCAGCGTGGGCCAGGCCGTGCGGTGCCGGCGGCTGGTGCGCGAGGGCACCTACCCCCGGCAGCCAGGCTCCAGCCCCAAGGTGGCCCTGCACTGCGTAGACACCCAGGAACCGGCTGCTAAGGGCCCCGACGCTTTGTGA